TCGGCCACGATCCTCAACAACTTCGGGTTCGTGCTGGCCGGGACGGGGCACTGCGACGCGGGCCTGGCGTTCGCGCGGGAAGGGCTGGGCACCGCGCGGCGGATCGGCACGCAGTACGAGGAGGGCCGCGCCCTCTGGGGCATCGGCGTCAACCTCGGCGGCCTGGGGCGGCGGGAGGAGGCGGAGGCGCACCTGCGCGAGGCGCTGGCGATCTTCGCGGAGCTGCGGGTGCCGGAGGCGCGCGCGGTGGCCGACGAGGTGCGGGCGTCGCTGGCCGGTTCGGTGCTGGCGCTACCCGACGGCGAGGCCGACCAGGCTCTCACCCCGTGACAGCCCCAGCAGCACCTCGCCGGGCAGGCACAGCTTCGAGCGCACCCGCCCGCTGCCCACCACGACCCGGGGAGCGGCCGCGATCCGCGAGTCGACCAGCACGCGCCAGTCGTCGGGCAGGCCGATCGCGGTCATGCTGCCGTACTCCATGCCGGTCGCCTCGACGGCGACCTCCCTGGGGATCAGCGTCACCCGGCGCATGCCCAGGTGCCGCCGGACGAAGCCGTTGAGGTCGGTGCGGGTGCCGGGCCGGATCACGCACGCCGCGCGCACCGACCGCCCGGCGCGGCTGCCCTCCACGAGCACGCAGTTCGCACCCTCGTCGTAGTCGAACCCGTAGCGGTCGCAGAATTCCACCCCACCCGCCGAAGCCGGGTCGATCTCCGCGACGAGGACCGAATCGCGCGGCCCGGGCGGCAGGGCCGCGATGGCTTCGCGCACCGGTTCGGCCAGCAAGTGCCCGGCGGTGGCCGCGGGGTGGAATTCCAGGGTTTCCGCCACGGCCGGCAGCGTACTCCCGGCCTCGTTACCACTACCAGGTGATATCAGGACCAGATGACCGTGGAACCGGCGGTGGTGAAAGCGATGAAGAACGAGAGCGAGAGCCGCCGGGTCCCGGGCGGGCACGGTTCGACCCGGTGGTAGTTGCGCGAGTTGAACAGCACCGCCGTGCCCAGGGCGGGCTCGACCACGGCCGGTTCGTCGTCGTCGAGCAGGTCGTCGGCGTAGCCGAAGCCGCGCCGGTGCCGCTCGTCGGTCGCCGCCCACCGCCGGTCCCAGACCAGGGTGCGGCCGCCCTCGCCGGCGTCGGTGAGGAAGAGGTTGAACGCGAGCTGCCCGGTGACGGTGGTCGACAGCAGGTTCGCGGGGTACTCCAGCCGGACGTCGTCCCAGTGCGGCAGCGTGCCCTGGTCGATGGCGCGCAGGATGCCCCAGTGCAGCATCCGTCCCTCGGCCGTCTTCGCAGGTCGCACCGGTCGGCCGAACAGCTCGGCGAACCTGCGCGGCACGAACTCGCGCAGCTCGCGCAGGCACGGCAGGCGCTCGCACGCCGCGGCCGCGTCCGCGCGGGCGAGCCAGTAGTCCTCGGACAGCGCGCCGCCGACCCGGTGCTCGTTGAGCGTCGGGCCGAACCGCTGCGCGGGGATGACGTAGCGGGACGCGTCGTACTCCCCGAACGCCGACTCCCCGAACGCCGTCTCGTCGAAGACCGAGGCCACCGCCCGGCACAGCCCCTCGGCCGCGAAGCCGGTGACCCGCAGCGCGGCCAGGTCGCCGAGCAGGAGGGCGTGCAGGTCGTCGGTCGAGGTCTCCGCGGCGGTGCACGTCTTGACCCTGCGGTGATCGCCCATTTCGCACGTCCTCCGCGTCCGACGTCGCCTTTCAGCGAACACCGCCCGCGGTAAAGGTGTCCAGGGGCCAACGGGCCCAACCCGGGTGGACCGCCGGGGGTGGTCGATCCAGTGGTCGGAATTCTTTTCCGGGTGTCGGAGAATGATTTCCGCACCGTTCCGCGGAACTGCGGTGCGCCGCGGTCCCGCCCGGATCGGCCCGGCACCCGCGCCCGGTCGGCCGGGCCGCGCGGCGGGGCATTAGGGGTGGTTAACGCGTCCCCTCATGTGGCACACCCCTGTCCCGGGGCCCCGCCGGCCCGTAGCGTGTCGCCATGTCGCCCAGGATCGTCACCGTGGTGATCGGTGTCGCGTTCTTGCTGGCCGGTCTGCTGATCATGCTGCTGCCCCTGACCACCGGCTCGCCCTCCGGGGTGTCCGTGGCCTGCGGCAACTCCGTGGGCATGGGGTTCGACGAGCTCGCGGTGCGGGCCGAGGGCCCCGCGTTCGTCGAGATCTGCGGCCGGCTCCGGGTGGAGCGGTTGGCGTGGGCCGCTCCGGTCGCGGTGTTCGGCGTGCTGCTCCTCGCGGGTGCCGCGCTGCTGCGGAGGAGGCGTTCGCCCGCGTGAGGTCGCGCGAGTTGTTACCCATTGGTAGGTTCACCGCGTGCGGTGGATGGTCTACGGGGTGAGCGGGTTCACCGGGGAGCTGGTGGCCCGGTTGGCGGTCGAGCGCGGGGAACGGCCGGTGCTCGCCGGGCGGTCCGCGGAGAAGGTCGGGCCGCTGGCCCGTGAGCTGGGGCTGGAGCACCGCGTCTTCGCGCTCGGTGACGCCGCCGGCGCGCTGGGGGACGTCGACGTCGTCGCCCACTGCGCCGGGCCGTTCTCGGCCACCTCGCGGCCCATGGTGGACGCCTGCCTGGCCACCGGCACGCACTACCTCGACATCACCGGCGAGATCGACGTGTTCGAGGCGGTGGCCGCGCGCGACCGCGAGGCCCGGGACGCCGGCGTGGTGCTGCTGCCCGGCATCGGCTTCGACGTGGTGCCCACCGACTGCGTCGCGGCGATGCTGAAGCGGGCGCTGCCCACGGCCACCCACCTCGACCTGGCGTTCGTCACCGGGGGCGGCGCCAGCGCGGGCACGGCGCGCACCGCGGTGGAGGGCTCGGCGTTCGGCGGGCGCGCCCGGGTCGACGGCGTGATCCGCACCGTGCCGCTCGCGCACCGGCGGCGGGTCGCCCACTTCCGGGACCGCCCCCGCGCCGTCGGCGCCATCCCGTGGGGCGACGTCAGCACCGCCCACCGCTCCACCGGCATCCCCAACGTCACCACGTTCACCCCGCTGCCCGCGCTGCTCGGCAGGCTCCAGCCGCTCGCCGCGCCGCTGCTGCGCACGCCGTGGGCCCAGCGCGTCGGCAGGGACCTGGCCGGGCGCGTCGCCGGGCCGGACGAGCGCACCCGCCGCACCACCGGCTGCGAGGTCTTCGGCGAGGTCTGGGACGCCGACGGCAACCGCTTCCGGGCCGCGCTGAGCGGGCCCAACGCCTACGACCTGACCGCCGACTCGGTGGTCGAGGCGGTCCACCGGCTGCCCGCGGTGCCGCCCGGCGCGCACACGCCGTCCAGCGCCTTCGGCTCCGACTACGTCCGGGCGCTGGACGGCGTGGTGGTCAGCGGCCCGACAGCAGCGAGGTGACCTCCTGCGCCGCGCCGCCGGCCTCCAGCAGGTGGCGCAGCTGCTCGGGCAGCACGTCGCCGCGCTTCTGCACGGCCTGCGCGTAGAGCCGGCCCGCGCGGTAGGACGAGCGCACCAGCGGACCCGCCATGACGCCGGAGAAGCCGATGGCCTCGGCGGTCTCCTTGTGCGTGACGAACTCCTCCGGCTTGACCCAGCGCTCCACCGGGTGGTGGCGGGGCGAGGGGCGCAGGTACTGCGTGATGGTGATGATCTCGCAGCCCGCGTCGTGCAGGTCCGACAGCGCCTCGGTGACCTCGTCCGGCGTCTCGCCCATGCCCAGGATCAGGTTGGACTTGGTCACCAGCCCGGCCTCGCGGGCGGCGGTCAGCACCTCCAGCGACCGCTCGTAGCGGAACGCCGGCCGGATGCGCTTGAAGATCCGCGGCACGGTCTCCAGGTTGTGCGCCAGCACCTCGGGCCGCGAGGCGAAGACCTCGGCCAGCTGCTCGGGCACCGCGTTGAAGTCCGGGATCAGCAGCTCGACGCCCGTGCCCGGGTTCAGCTCGTGGATCTGCCGGACGGTCTCCGCGTACAGCCACGCGCCGCCGTCGGGCAGGTCGTCGCGCGCGACACCGGTCACGGTCGAGTACCGCAGGCCCATGGCCTGCACCGACTCCGCCACCCGCCGCGGTTCGTCGCGGTCCAGGTCGGCGGGCTTGCCCGTGTCGATCTGGCAGAAGTCGCAGCGCCGGGTGCACTGCTCGCCGCCGATCAGGAACGTGGCCTCGCGGTCTTCCCAGCACTCGTAGATGTTGGGACAACCGGCTTCCTCGCACACCGTGTGCAGGCCCTCGCGCTTGACCAGGCCCTTGAGCTCCCGGTACTCGGGGCCCATCTTCGCCTTGGTCTTGATCCACGAGGGCTTCTTCTCGATGGGCGTTTGGCTGTTGCGGACTTCCAGCCGCAACAACTTCCGACCTTCAGGTACGACGGTCACGACACCGACTTTACGTCACGCCGGGTCGGGTTCCACGCCCGTGAGCTTGGCCGTCAGGTCCCACAGCCGGCTCGCCGCGAGCTCGTCGCGGGAGGCGGCCGTCGACCACGCCGGCCCGGGGTGGCCGAACATACCGCGCAGCCCGCTGGGGCCGTAGTAGCCGCCGGGTTCGACCCCCGGCGCGGTGGCCGCGTAGAGCTGCGGCAACGCGCCCTTCTCCACCGGCTGCGAGAACAGGTTGCCGATCTTGGCGCCCAGGCCGATCAGCGGGTTGCCGCGGGAGCGGGCCGTGTTGGCGCTCAGCTCGGTCGCGGTGACGCCGGGGTGGGCGGCGACCGAGGTCACGTCCAGGCCGGCGGCGCGGGCCCGGCGGTCCAGCTCCCTGGCGAACAGCAGGTTGGCGAGCTTGGACTGGGCGTAGGCGGGCCAGGCGCGGTACCGGCGCACCTCGTAGTCGGGGTCGGCCAGGTCGACCGAGCCCGCCTGGTGGGCCAGGCTGGACACGGTGACCACCCGCGCGCCCGGCCGCGTGCGCAGCGCGGGCATGAGCAGCCACGTCAGCGCGGCGTGCCCCAGGTGGTTGGTGCCGAACTGGCGCTCGAAGCCGTCGGCGGTGCGCCCCAGCGGCACCGCCATCACACCGGCGTTGTTGATCAGCAGGTCCAGCGCGTCACCGGTGCGCTCGCGCACCGCCTTGGCGGCCGCGCGCACGGAGGACAGGTCGGCCAGGTCCAGCCGCACCAGCTCGGCACTGGCGCCCGCCGCGAGCACGCGCTCCAGCGCGCGCTGCCCGCGCTCGGGGGACCGGCAGGCCAGCAGGACGTGCGCGCCCCGCGCGCCGAGCACTTCGGCCGTGCGCAGGCCCAGCCCCGAGTTCGCGCCGGTCACCAGCGCGGTGCGACCGGTCTGGTCGGGGATGTCGGCCTCGGTCCACTTCGCCATGGTCGACACCTAACCGGGGTCAGGCGCTCTTCGCCAGCCTGCGGTGGCGGCCCGGCACGACGGTCCGCGGCGAGGTGCGGATCAGCCGCTCGAACGCCGCGCCCACCCGGGCGATCTCGTCGGCGGGCTCGGACAGCTCGGCCAGGCCCGCGGTCAGCGCCAGCACGCGGTGCTCGCGCTCGACGGCCTCGCCGGAGGTCAGGTGCGCGTCCAGCACGGCGCGCAGCACCGGCTGCTCGGCGGCCAGCGCCTGCCACGTGCGGGTGACGACGTCCACCCGGTCGGCGGAGGTGTCCTCCAGCGCGACGCCGAGGCGCCCGGTGAGCTGCCGCATCCACCGGTAGTGCAGGGCGAGGAGCAGTTCGCCCTCGTCGGAGAACAGGTCGCGGTCGAAGGTCAGCGGTGCACCGGGGGCGTCGGCCGCGGCGCGGAGCACGGCGTCCAGGGCGTCCCGGCGTCGGTAGAAGTCGGTCCAGCTCATCTTCACGCCTCCTCTCTCGTGGTGACCGGGCTCATACCTCGGGTCTTCCACATACCGTCGGTATGGCCACGACTCGAACATACCACGAGTACGTACCGTCGGTATGTCGTACCGTTGTGAACGTGGTGACAGTGCGGTCGAGGCGGTTGGAGTACTCCGAGTCCACGAGGCAGGCCCTCGTGGACAGCGCCGTGGAGCTGTTCACCAAACGCGGTTACGCGGGCACTTCGCTGGACGAGGTGGCCAAGCGGGCGCGCCTGACCAAGGGGGCGCTCTACCACCACTTCAGCGGCAAGCAGGCGTTGTTCGAGGCCGCCTTCGACTCGGTCGAGAACGACTTCGTGCTCAAGCTCACCGAGATCGTCAGCGCGCCCGGCGACCCGTGGGACACCGCCATAGCGGGGCTGCGCGCGTACGTGCGGGTGTGCCTGGAGCCGCCCTACCAGCGGATCGTCGTCCACGAGGCGCCGGTGGTGATGGGGTGGGAGCGCTGGCGGGAGGCCGAGGAGCACTTCAGCTTCGGGCTGCTGCGCTCGACCATCGAGGTGCTGGTGGAGTCGGGTGAGCTGGAGCAGCTGCCGGTGGAGACGATGACCCGGCTGCTGTTCGGCGCGCTGTCGGCGGGGGCGAGCACCATCGCCGGCGCGGCCGACCCGCGCAAGGCCAGCGCGGAGGTCGAGCGGACCATCGTGCGGGTGGTCGAGGGGCTGCGGGTGCGCGAGGACGGGCACGGCGAGGGGCGTGCGGAGGGGCGCGGCGAGGACGGTCGGCGCGAGGACACCGCCCGGCGCGAGAGCAGGCGCTCCCGCCGCCGCTGACGGCTCCACGGCACCGGCCGCTCAGTTTCGGCCGCTCAGTCTCGGTCGCCCGCTCCCGGCCGCTCAGTCCGGCCGCCCAGTCCCGCTCGCCCAGCCCTGGCCGCTCAGCCCCGGCCGTCCAGCCCCGGTCACTCGCCGTCCACCTCCTCCAAGACGCTCGAATCGCGGCCACGCCACCGGGCCGATTAGCGTGGGCGCGGTGGAACTCCGCATCTTCACCGAACCCCAGCAGGGGGCCTCCTACGACGACCTGCTGGCCGTGGCGCGCACCGCCGAGGCCGCGGGTTACGGGGCTTTCTTCCGCTCCGACCACTACCTGAAGATGGGCGACGTCGACGGCCTGCCCGGCCCGACCGACGCCTGGATCACCCTCGCCGGCCTGGCCCGCGACACCGAGCGCATCCGCCTGGGCACCCTGATGACCGCCGCCACCTTCCGCCACCCCGGCCCGCTGGCCATCAGCGTCGCCCAGGTGGACCAGATGTCGGGCGGCCGGGTCGAGTTCGGCCTGGGCGCGGGCTGGTACGAGGAGGAGCACACCGCCTACGGCCTGCCGTTCCCGCCCACCGGCGAGCGCTTCGAGCGGTACGCCGAGCAGCTGGAGGTCGTCACCGGCCTGTGGAACACCCCGCCGGGTGAGACCTACTCCTTCGAGGGCAAGCACTACCGGCTCACCGACTCGCCCGCCCTGCCCAAGCCCGCCCACCGCATCCCGGTCCTGATCGGCGGCCTGGGGCCCAGGCGCACGCCCGCGCTGGCGGCCAGGCACGCCGACGAGTTCAACCTGCCCTTCGCCGACGCCGAGACCGCGGCGCAGCAGTTCGCCCGGGTCGAGGCCGCGTGCGAGGCCATCGGCCGGGACCCGGGCGAGATCACCCGCTCGGTCGCGCTGGTGGTGGCCATCGGCCGGGACGACGCCGAGGTCGCGCGCCGCGCCGCCGCGATCGGCCGCGAGGTGGACGAGCTGAAGCGGAACGGCCTGGCCGGCACGCCGGCGGAGGTCGTGGACCGGCTCGGGCAGTGGCGGGAGAGGACCGCGGTCACCCGCGTCTACCTCCAGGTCCTGGACCTGGCCGACCTCGACCACGTCGAGTTCGTCGCGGCCGAGGTGGCGCCTCAGCTGCGCAGCTGACCGGCCACGTCCGAGGCGGCGGTGAGCAGGACGAGCACGGGGATCGCGGCGGCCGGCCGCAGCCGGTAGTTCCCGCGCTCGTCCTGCTCCACCACGCCGGACCCGGTGAGCGCCTTGAGGTGGTGGTACAGCCGTCCGGTCGACCCGAGCCGGGTCGCCTCCTGGAGCGCGGCGGCGGGTTGCGCGCCCTGGTCGAGCAGCGTGCGCACGATCTCCACCCGCGCCGGGTGCGCCAGCGCGGACAGCACCTCGACCCGGGGCCGGTCGGTCAGCGACAGCGCGTGCTCGGGCGTCACGTCGATGCGCCAGGACACCTGCCCGTCGCCGAACTCGACCCGGCCGCCGTAGCCGAACGTGCCGCCGCCACCGCCGTTGCCGGGCGGGTCGGCGGTCGCCCGCCCGTCGCCCTCCAGGGCGGCCACGCGCCGCTCCAGCTCGGCCAGCCGCTGCACCAGGTCCACCGCCGCCATCCTAGGAGAGGCTGACCTGGAATTCCCGGAGCACGCCGGGGTCGAGCAGGGCCTGGCGCACCAGCAGGACCAGCCGGTCCCCGGCCACGAACCGCGCCACGTCCAGCCCCCTGGTCAGCACGGCCGCGGTGCCCACGCGCCCGTCCGCCCACCGCACGCTCATGCCGACGGTGATCACGCCCGGCAGCGCGCCGCCCTTGAACCCGATGCCCGCCACGCCCGGCGGCAGCTCGCCCAGCGCGGCGCCCGCGCGTTCGAGGTGGTCCCGGGCGACGGGCACGTCGGTGAGCGCGCGGTGGATCCGGCTCAGCGCGACGGGGCTGCCCGCCCAGGTGGTGCCCGCCCACGCGGCCTGGCCGTCGTAGCCGGGCAGGGCCGGTATCCGGCCGATGACCTCCAGCTTGACCCGCGGGTCCCGGATGTACTGGGCCGCGCTGACCGGGCGGCCGAGGATGAGGTGCAGGAACTCGGTCAGGATCTCCGGCACGGGCGCGCCGGGCCGGCCGTACCGGGCGGCGGCGGCGCGCAGCACGCCCTCGCCCAGCCGGTGGCGCAGGAAGTCGGTGGCGGCGTTGTCGCTGAACCGGATCATCGACGCGACCACGTCGTCCAGCCGCACCCGCCGGTTCGGGTCGTCGGCGATGGTGTCGCCGGCGGACGGGATGCCCAGGGCGCGCAGGGACGCCGGGTGCGCGCCGCCGTCGAGCCCGATGTAGTACTCCTCCCAGTCCCCGACGCGGACCTCCTCGTCGGGCCTGGCCGCACCGGTCGCCACGGCCTTCGCGTACCCGGCCAGGTGCACCACCTTCACCGCCGAGGCCAGCGGCTGGGGTTCGGCCGCCCGGTGCGCCACCCGGCCGCCGCGGCCGTCGTCGAGCACGGCGGCCACGTGCTGCCGGTTGGCGCGCAACCAGGCGAACCAGTCGTCCGGCTGCGCCAGGGCGCGACCGGTCGCGGCGGGCAGGAGCGCGACGGCGCCGGCCGCCCCGCACGCGCGGAGCACGTTCCGTCTGGACAGGAGCACGACGGATCTCCCCTCTAGTTTTCCGTAATTCCGGAATAGTAGAGGGGAGCGTCGCGCGGTGTCAGCCCGTCTGGACGGCGAACGTGACGCCGGCGGCCACCGGCTGCGACCGGACCAGGGTGCGGTCGGTCAGCGGCAGGTCGCCGTTGAGCGCGTCGACGACGGCCCGCTGGGCCAGCGGCAGCACCTCGGCCACGGTGACGTCCCGGTCCAGCTCGCGCGACAGCGAGGCCACGCCCGCGTCGCGGATGCCGCACGGGATGATGTCGTCGAACGCGGCCAGGTCGGCGTTGCAGTTGATCTCGAACCCGTGCATGGTCACGCCGCGCTGCACGCGGATGCCGATGGCCGCGACCTTGCGCTCGACGCCCCGGTCGTCGGCCGGGACCCACACGCCGCTGCGGCCCTCGACCCGGCCGGTGCGCACGCCGAGCTGGTCGCACACGTGGATCAGCGCCTGCTCCAGCCGCCGCACGTACTGCACGACGTCCAGCGGCTCGGCGAGCTTGACGATCGGGTAGCCGACCAGCTGGCCCGGCCCGTGCCAGGTGATCTTGCCGCCGCGGTCGACGTCCACCACGGGGGTGTCGCCGCCCTGGGGGCGCTCCTCCGGCTCGGTGCGCCGCCCGCAGGTGTAGACCGGGGGGTGCTCCAGCAGCAGCAGCGTGTCGCCCAGCGAACCGTCCACGCGGGCTTCGGCCAGCTCGCGTTGCAGGTCCCAGGCGGCCAGGTAGTCGATGGTGCCCAGCTCGCGCACCTCGATCGGCGCGGTCGAGGCGCGGCAGGAGGGGTCAGGACTGCTCACGCCTCGACACTACGCCCAGCGGCAGCAGCCGGAGGGCGTGGGCGGCGACGAGCCCGACCCCGGTCGTGGCGAGCACCGCGCCGACCGTGTCGGTGAACCAGTGCACCTCCAGCGCCACCCGGCCGGCCGCGATCAGCACCACGGCCGTGGCCGCCAGCGCGATCGCGTGCCGCAGGTACCGGTGCGCGAGCCGGCCGACCAGCACCACGCCGGTGAACGCGACCGCGGTGACCGCGGTGACGTGGCCGCTGGGGTAGCTCCACTGCGGGTGCTCGACGGGGCGGACGCGCCGGTAGCCGTACCGGGCGAGGACGGTGCACCAGGACACGCCCAGCAGCACCGCGGCGCGCAGCAGCAGCGCGTCCTTGGCCAGCAGCGCGCGCAGCGCCAGCGACAGCAGGGCGATCGTCGCCAGCCCGGGGCTCAGCACGAAGCTGACCACCGCCGCGGCGTGCGTGACGTTCGGGTCCAGCTCGGTCGCGACCAGGTGCAGCTCCCGGTCGATCCCGGGCACCTCCCGGTGCACCGACAGGCCCAGGACCAGCGAGGCCAGCGCCAGCGCGACGCCGACCAGCACCCCGACCGGCACGGCGGTCACCCGCCGACGGCCGCCGCCACGGCGGCCCCGAGCGAGGGGTGCAGGAACTGGAAGCCGTGCCGCTCCAGCACGCGGGGGATGGCGCGCTGACCGGACAGCAGGCCCTCGTCGGCCAGGTCGCCGAGCGCGAGCCGGAGCGCGAACGGCGGCGCCACCCAGGGGGTGGGCCGGTGCAGCGCGTGCCCGACGGTGCGGGTGAACTCGGCGTTGGTGACCGGGCTGGGCGCGGTGACGTTGACCGGGCCGCGGACGTCGCGCTCCAGGGTGAACCGGATGGCGGCGACCGCGTCGTCCAGCGAGATCCACGGCATGTACTGGCGGCCGTCGCCCAGCCGCCCGCCGAGGAAGGACGAGAACAGCGGCCGGATCCGGCCGAACAGGCCGCCGGAGGGGCTGATCACCAGGCCGGTCCGCAGCCGCACCACGCGGGCGGAGGTCTCGGCGGGCGCGGCCGCGGCCTCCCAGCGGCGGCACAGCCCGGCGAGGAACCCGCTGCCCGACGGCGCGGTCTCGTCGACCACCTCGTCGCCGGTGTCGCCGTAGTAGCCGACGGCGCAGGCGTTGACCAGGACGGGCACGCCGTGCTC
This portion of the Saccharothrix syringae genome encodes:
- a CDS encoding YbaK/EbsC family protein; amino-acid sequence: MAETLEFHPAATAGHLLAEPVREAIAALPPGPRDSVLVAEIDPASAGGVEFCDRYGFDYDEGANCVLVEGSRAGRSVRAACVIRPGTRTDLNGFVRRHLGMRRVTLIPREVAVEATGMEYGSMTAIGLPDDWRVLVDSRIAAAPRVVVGSGRVRSKLCLPGEVLLGLSRGESLVGLAVG
- a CDS encoding 2OG-Fe(II) oxygenase, yielding MGDHRRVKTCTAAETSTDDLHALLLGDLAALRVTGFAAEGLCRAVASVFDETAFGESAFGEYDASRYVIPAQRFGPTLNEHRVGGALSEDYWLARADAAAACERLPCLRELREFVPRRFAELFGRPVRPAKTAEGRMLHWGILRAIDQGTLPHWDDVRLEYPANLLSTTVTGQLAFNLFLTDAGEGGRTLVWDRRWAATDERHRRGFGYADDLLDDDEPAVVEPALGTAVLFNSRNYHRVEPCPPGTRRLSLSFFIAFTTAGSTVIWS
- a CDS encoding saccharopine dehydrogenase family protein, whose product is MVYGVSGFTGELVARLAVERGERPVLAGRSAEKVGPLARELGLEHRVFALGDAAGALGDVDVVAHCAGPFSATSRPMVDACLATGTHYLDITGEIDVFEAVAARDREARDAGVVLLPGIGFDVVPTDCVAAMLKRALPTATHLDLAFVTGGGASAGTARTAVEGSAFGGRARVDGVIRTVPLAHRRRVAHFRDRPRAVGAIPWGDVSTAHRSTGIPNVTTFTPLPALLGRLQPLAAPLLRTPWAQRVGRDLAGRVAGPDERTRRTTGCEVFGEVWDADGNRFRAALSGPNAYDLTADSVVEAVHRLPAVPPGAHTPSSAFGSDYVRALDGVVVSGPTAAR
- the lipA gene encoding lipoyl synthase; this encodes MTVVPEGRKLLRLEVRNSQTPIEKKPSWIKTKAKMGPEYRELKGLVKREGLHTVCEEAGCPNIYECWEDREATFLIGGEQCTRRCDFCQIDTGKPADLDRDEPRRVAESVQAMGLRYSTVTGVARDDLPDGGAWLYAETVRQIHELNPGTGVELLIPDFNAVPEQLAEVFASRPEVLAHNLETVPRIFKRIRPAFRYERSLEVLTAAREAGLVTKSNLILGMGETPDEVTEALSDLHDAGCEIITITQYLRPSPRHHPVERWVKPEEFVTHKETAEAIGFSGVMAGPLVRSSYRAGRLYAQAVQKRGDVLPEQLRHLLEAGGAAQEVTSLLSGR
- a CDS encoding oxidoreductase, whose product is MAKWTEADIPDQTGRTALVTGANSGLGLRTAEVLGARGAHVLLACRSPERGQRALERVLAAGASAELVRLDLADLSSVRAAAKAVRERTGDALDLLINNAGVMAVPLGRTADGFERQFGTNHLGHAALTWLLMPALRTRPGARVVTVSSLAHQAGSVDLADPDYEVRRYRAWPAYAQSKLANLLFARELDRRARAAGLDVTSVAAHPGVTATELSANTARSRGNPLIGLGAKIGNLFSQPVEKGALPQLYAATAPGVEPGGYYGPSGLRGMFGHPGPAWSTAASRDELAASRLWDLTAKLTGVEPDPA
- a CDS encoding TetR/AcrR family transcriptional regulator produces the protein MRSRRLEYSESTRQALVDSAVELFTKRGYAGTSLDEVAKRARLTKGALYHHFSGKQALFEAAFDSVENDFVLKLTEIVSAPGDPWDTAIAGLRAYVRVCLEPPYQRIVVHEAPVVMGWERWREAEEHFSFGLLRSTIEVLVESGELEQLPVETMTRLLFGALSAGASTIAGAADPRKASAEVERTIVRVVEGLRVREDGHGEGRAEGRGEDGRREDTARRESRRSRRR
- a CDS encoding LLM class F420-dependent oxidoreductase; this encodes MELRIFTEPQQGASYDDLLAVARTAEAAGYGAFFRSDHYLKMGDVDGLPGPTDAWITLAGLARDTERIRLGTLMTAATFRHPGPLAISVAQVDQMSGGRVEFGLGAGWYEEEHTAYGLPFPPTGERFERYAEQLEVVTGLWNTPPGETYSFEGKHYRLTDSPALPKPAHRIPVLIGGLGPRRTPALAARHADEFNLPFADAETAAQQFARVEAACEAIGRDPGEITRSVALVVAIGRDDAEVARRAAAIGREVDELKRNGLAGTPAEVVDRLGQWRERTAVTRVYLQVLDLADLDHVEFVAAEVAPQLRS
- a CDS encoding ArsR/SmtB family transcription factor; its protein translation is MAAVDLVQRLAELERRVAALEGDGRATADPPGNGGGGGTFGYGGRVEFGDGQVSWRIDVTPEHALSLTDRPRVEVLSALAHPARVEIVRTLLDQGAQPAAALQEATRLGSTGRLYHHLKALTGSGVVEQDERGNYRLRPAAAIPVLVLLTAASDVAGQLRS
- a CDS encoding serine hydrolase, which codes for MLLSRRNVLRACGAAGAVALLPAATGRALAQPDDWFAWLRANRQHVAAVLDDGRGGRVAHRAAEPQPLASAVKVVHLAGYAKAVATGAARPDEEVRVGDWEEYYIGLDGGAHPASLRALGIPSAGDTIADDPNRRVRLDDVVASMIRFSDNAATDFLRHRLGEGVLRAAAARYGRPGAPVPEILTEFLHLILGRPVSAAQYIRDPRVKLEVIGRIPALPGYDGQAAWAGTTWAGSPVALSRIHRALTDVPVARDHLERAGAALGELPPGVAGIGFKGGALPGVITVGMSVRWADGRVGTAAVLTRGLDVARFVAGDRLVLLVRQALLDPGVLREFQVSLS
- the lipB gene encoding lipoyl(octanoyl) transferase LipB; the encoded protein is MSSPDPSCRASTAPIEVRELGTIDYLAAWDLQRELAEARVDGSLGDTLLLLEHPPVYTCGRRTEPEERPQGGDTPVVDVDRGGKITWHGPGQLVGYPIVKLAEPLDVVQYVRRLEQALIHVCDQLGVRTGRVEGRSGVWVPADDRGVERKVAAIGIRVQRGVTMHGFEINCNADLAAFDDIIPCGIRDAGVASLSRELDRDVTVAEVLPLAQRAVVDALNGDLPLTDRTLVRSQPVAAGVTFAVQTG
- a CDS encoding phosphatase PAP2 family protein gives rise to the protein MTAVPVGVLVGVALALASLVLGLSVHREVPGIDRELHLVATELDPNVTHAAAVVSFVLSPGLATIALLSLALRALLAKDALLLRAAVLLGVSWCTVLARYGYRRVRPVEHPQWSYPSGHVTAVTAVAFTGVVLVGRLAHRYLRHAIALAATAVVLIAAGRVALEVHWFTDTVGAVLATTGVGLVAAHALRLLPLGVVSRREQS
- a CDS encoding TIGR01777 family oxidoreductase — encoded protein: MRVVVAGSSGLIGTSLVAALRGGGHEVVRLVRRRPAAPDERGWDPPAGRVDPGALDGVDAVVNLCGAGVADRRWTDARKQVLLDSRTVPTEVLAGAVAEHGVPVLVNACAVGYYGDTGDEVVDETAPSGSGFLAGLCRRWEAAAAPAETSARVVRLRTGLVISPSGGLFGRIRPLFSSFLGGRLGDGRQYMPWISLDDAVAAIRFTLERDVRGPVNVTAPSPVTNAEFTRTVGHALHRPTPWVAPPFALRLALGDLADEGLLSGQRAIPRVLERHGFQFLHPSLGAAVAAAVGG